A single region of the Parasphingorhabdus litoris DSM 22379 genome encodes:
- a CDS encoding TonB-dependent receptor, whose product MTARKQEESLQEVPVAVSVIGGDTLEGYRIDEAADILSRVPALNVQIGGSGAGAQISLRGVGSSNISNAFDSAVALNIDGVSVSTQRLLQSAFFDVAQIEVLKGPQSLYFGKAASAGVFSLRSADPTPDWEFGGKASYEFEESGYTVGGYISGPVSDTLGIRLAAEYQDIDKYVELQSNVPALDRDKGLTNFIGRLTLDWEPTDNFNANLKLNYNRQRGESLLQFSDIFCGGDGLPDPSVLGVFGVSFAPTHNCNIGDNRFPTPDGNAAINVVPTGTVGADRDDISQAFNDTDLFFARLSFDVGLGENLTLSSVTGYIDMENEYNDSFNSTGQLPDGSAAGLVAPFRNTLQQYTQELRLTSDYAGPFNFMIGAFWESRDIGLSTSQNAFNPSLVLGPDPVTGFTFDWFADRPIKSEALSLFGSATFDFDDQWQLSGGVRWTDEQKKTTVAFPYVHSFITTAFGAVGSGFFAGPVRFDDSNISPEVVLRYKASDDVNIYAAFKTGFKSGGVDNNILPTGAIVPGLNSPDPAVVEASGDALRFNSETSIGGELGVKSQFADRTVTLNATAYYYVFDDLQVQNFDVAIFNFDTTNAGELTTLGVDVEWAWATPVDGLRFSGAVSWLDAEFTDTFLVPTSGDDLNGRRPARAPKFSGNIAMDLKVPVGDALQFGLSANAAYSGSYITANSTLQTFNDAVRNANGALNNLVQDDYVTLDAALSVGDPDGKWTLSVIGNNLTDEIFINTAGPAPFVGPGDDQIVTLNRGRQIFVEAAFKF is encoded by the coding sequence GTGACCGCGCGAAAGCAGGAAGAATCGCTACAGGAAGTCCCCGTGGCTGTTTCCGTCATTGGCGGCGATACTCTTGAAGGATATCGCATTGACGAGGCAGCAGATATTCTCAGCCGCGTTCCGGCCCTTAATGTCCAGATCGGTGGTTCAGGGGCGGGTGCACAGATTTCACTGCGCGGCGTTGGTTCCAGCAATATTTCAAATGCTTTTGATTCTGCCGTCGCGCTCAATATTGATGGGGTTTCGGTGAGTACCCAGCGTCTGCTGCAATCGGCGTTTTTCGATGTCGCTCAAATCGAGGTGCTGAAAGGGCCGCAATCTCTCTATTTCGGGAAGGCCGCATCGGCCGGTGTGTTCTCTCTACGCTCCGCTGACCCGACACCGGATTGGGAGTTTGGTGGCAAGGCTTCCTATGAATTTGAGGAGAGTGGCTACACGGTCGGTGGATATATTTCCGGTCCGGTTTCCGACACTCTGGGGATCAGGCTGGCTGCAGAATATCAGGACATTGATAAATATGTCGAATTGCAGAGCAATGTTCCGGCATTGGATCGGGATAAGGGATTGACGAACTTCATTGGAAGGCTGACTCTCGATTGGGAACCTACGGACAATTTCAACGCTAACCTCAAACTGAATTACAACCGCCAGCGTGGTGAATCACTGCTCCAGTTTTCTGACATATTCTGCGGCGGGGACGGGTTGCCGGATCCTTCGGTATTGGGTGTTTTTGGGGTTTCGTTCGCTCCTACCCATAATTGTAATATCGGAGATAATCGCTTCCCGACACCGGACGGCAATGCAGCGATCAACGTTGTACCAACCGGAACTGTTGGTGCGGATCGCGATGACATCAGCCAAGCGTTCAATGACACGGACCTGTTCTTCGCGCGATTGAGCTTTGATGTCGGACTGGGAGAAAATCTCACGCTATCGTCGGTCACGGGCTATATCGACATGGAGAACGAGTATAATGACTCGTTCAATTCCACCGGACAATTGCCTGATGGCAGCGCGGCTGGTCTCGTGGCGCCATTTCGAAATACATTGCAGCAATATACCCAGGAACTGCGCCTGACCAGCGACTATGCTGGTCCGTTCAACTTCATGATTGGTGCATTCTGGGAAAGCCGGGATATCGGTCTGAGTACCTCGCAAAATGCTTTCAATCCATCTCTCGTCCTGGGACCGGATCCAGTCACCGGCTTCACATTTGACTGGTTTGCTGATCGGCCGATCAAGTCTGAGGCGCTGTCGCTATTTGGCAGTGCCACTTTTGATTTTGATGATCAATGGCAGCTGTCCGGCGGTGTCCGTTGGACCGACGAACAAAAGAAGACGACAGTCGCCTTTCCCTATGTGCACAGTTTCATCACAACAGCATTTGGTGCGGTGGGCTCCGGTTTTTTTGCCGGACCGGTGCGGTTTGACGATAGCAATATCTCACCAGAAGTGGTGTTGCGCTACAAAGCCAGCGACGATGTGAATATTTATGCCGCGTTTAAAACCGGATTCAAATCCGGCGGCGTTGACAATAATATTCTGCCAACGGGGGCGATCGTTCCCGGTCTCAATAGTCCCGATCCCGCTGTTGTCGAGGCGTCTGGGGATGCCTTGCGGTTCAATTCCGAAACATCGATCGGAGGTGAGCTCGGGGTGAAGTCGCAATTTGCAGATCGTACTGTGACTCTGAATGCGACGGCCTATTACTATGTTTTTGATGATCTTCAGGTTCAGAATTTCGACGTTGCCATTTTCAATTTCGATACGACCAATGCGGGCGAACTGACCACATTGGGCGTGGATGTCGAGTGGGCTTGGGCAACACCGGTTGACGGACTGCGCTTTTCCGGTGCGGTATCCTGGCTGGATGCAGAGTTTACCGATACTTTTCTGGTGCCGACCAGCGGCGATGACCTGAACGGGCGCAGACCGGCAAGGGCTCCAAAATTCTCCGGAAATATTGCAATGGATCTGAAGGTGCCCGTGGGCGATGCCCTGCAATTCGGGCTCAGCGCCAACGCGGCTTATAGCGGCTCCTATATCACCGCGAACAGCACATTGCAGACCTTCAATGATGCCGTTCGCAATGCCAATGGCGCGCTCAACAATCTGGTACAGGATGACTATGTGACGCTGGACGCTGCGCTTTCCGTGGGTGATCCGGATGGAAAATGGACCC